In Streptomyces sp. NBC_00878, a single window of DNA contains:
- a CDS encoding PLP-dependent aspartate aminotransferase family protein: MNHDERGLATRLVHGRGANPLGAVATPVFDTASFAMADMASHERTVRDPMVHGYYSRVQNPTVAALEETLASIDSAPRALAFSSGMAAITTALLALGRRGGHFIASDQLFVNSREWLTHDLPDFGCEVTFVDLTDLAALEAAFRPATRAVFFEEFTNPRLDVLDMESIVSITHDHDALVVVDNTFATPVLFRPLELGADLVIHSATKYLAGHGRVLAGTLAGSGPAMDAVASLRRRLGTIITPHNAAAVIEGISTLELRVARASDTALRLAELAEAHEATSVVHYPGLPSAPAYELACRLTGGRHFGGMLSFALHEPERKAAVYDAFTQFVRATSFGDVVSLVDSVDDPDVLRLSAGIESPDDLLSDLSKALDAAS; the protein is encoded by the coding sequence ATGAACCACGACGAGCGTGGGCTCGCGACAAGGCTGGTGCACGGCCGGGGAGCGAACCCGCTGGGAGCGGTCGCGACCCCGGTCTTCGACACCGCGTCCTTCGCCATGGCGGACATGGCCTCCCACGAGCGGACCGTGCGGGACCCGATGGTGCACGGCTACTACTCCCGGGTCCAGAACCCGACCGTCGCCGCTCTCGAAGAGACGCTGGCTTCGATCGACTCGGCGCCACGCGCCCTGGCCTTCTCCTCGGGGATGGCGGCGATCACCACGGCGCTGCTCGCGCTGGGTCGCCGGGGCGGCCACTTCATCGCGTCCGACCAGTTGTTCGTCAACAGCCGGGAGTGGCTGACGCACGACCTGCCGGACTTCGGATGCGAGGTGACGTTCGTCGACCTGACAGATCTGGCGGCGCTTGAGGCGGCATTCCGACCCGCCACCCGCGCGGTGTTCTTCGAGGAGTTCACCAACCCGCGGCTCGACGTCCTCGACATGGAGTCGATCGTCTCGATCACGCACGATCACGATGCCCTGGTGGTGGTGGACAACACCTTCGCCACCCCGGTGCTGTTCCGGCCGCTGGAGCTCGGCGCCGACCTCGTCATCCACAGCGCGACCAAGTACCTGGCCGGACACGGCCGGGTACTGGCCGGTACGTTGGCGGGCAGCGGGCCTGCCATGGACGCGGTTGCCTCCTTGCGCCGCAGACTCGGAACGATCATCACCCCGCACAATGCCGCTGCTGTCATCGAGGGGATCAGCACCCTCGAACTGCGAGTGGCCCGGGCGAGTGACACCGCACTGCGGCTCGCCGAACTCGCCGAAGCCCATGAAGCGACGAGCGTGGTCCATTACCCGGGGCTCCCGAGCGCACCGGCGTACGAGCTGGCCTGCCGACTCACGGGCGGGCGCCACTTCGGCGGGATGCTCTCCTTCGCGCTGCACGAGCCGGAGCGGAAGGCCGCGGTGTACGACGCGTTCACGCAGTTCGTCAGGGCCACCAGTTTCGGTGATGTCGTGAGCCTGGTGGACTCGGTCGACGACCCCGACGTCCTGCGCCTCTCCGCCGGTATCGAGAGCCCCGACGACCTGCTCTCCGACCTGTCGAAGGCGCTCGACGCCGCATCGTGA
- a CDS encoding MarR family winged helix-turn-helix transcriptional regulator, with protein sequence MSTNPEGATPGFLVWRLSMKWRAAVDRAVAPLGLTHAQYSLVASLYGMHRTGLRPSQRQLADHTGLEPLYVSKLARALEAAGLVERTRDPADPRAVQLTLTDQGREVTRRAIGIAHGLLEQLLTPLGGLDGPRTKAFSRELATLLDVPLDPPTENETEQS encoded by the coding sequence GTGAGCACGAACCCCGAGGGCGCGACGCCCGGCTTCCTGGTGTGGCGCCTGTCGATGAAATGGCGGGCCGCCGTGGACCGGGCGGTGGCGCCGCTCGGCCTCACCCACGCGCAGTACTCGCTGGTGGCGTCTCTGTACGGAATGCACCGGACCGGGCTCCGCCCCAGCCAGCGGCAACTCGCCGACCACACAGGACTCGAACCGCTGTACGTGTCGAAGCTCGCCCGCGCCCTGGAGGCCGCCGGCCTCGTCGAGCGCACCCGGGACCCCGCCGACCCCCGCGCGGTGCAGCTGACGCTCACCGATCAGGGCCGCGAGGTCACCCGCCGCGCGATCGGGATCGCGCACGGGCTGCTGGAACAGCTGCTGACGCCGCTCGGAGGCCTCGACGGCCCACGCACGAAGGCCTTCAGCCGCGAGCTGGCGACCCTGCTGGACGTACCACTTGATCCGCCGACCGAGAACGAGACGGAGCAGTCATGA
- a CDS encoding MarR family winged helix-turn-helix transcriptional regulator, whose product MTTATPITPTVNGRVIALAHYAGRAVLERVLARTGNTFYQSVTLRVVAIADTPIERDRVAADVTGSLKIEESAVQTTIDELVAAKLVEEVPSDASGLRLTPVGRELYERVTSETNKISARIYADIPAGDLATAGRVLTLVTERANAELARI is encoded by the coding sequence ATGACCACCGCCACACCCATCACACCCACCGTCAACGGCCGCGTCATCGCCCTGGCCCACTACGCGGGACGCGCCGTCCTGGAGCGCGTTCTGGCGCGTACGGGCAACACGTTCTACCAGTCGGTGACCCTCAGGGTCGTCGCGATCGCGGACACCCCCATCGAGCGCGACAGGGTGGCGGCCGACGTGACCGGCTCGCTGAAGATCGAGGAGTCGGCGGTGCAGACCACCATCGACGAACTGGTGGCAGCGAAGCTGGTCGAAGAAGTCCCGTCGGACGCTTCCGGACTGCGGCTCACACCCGTCGGCCGGGAGCTGTACGAGCGGGTCACCTCCGAGACCAACAAGATCTCCGCCCGGATCTACGCGGACATTCCCGCCGGGGACCTGGCGACGGCAGGCCGCGTACTGACCCTCGTCACCGAGCGGGCGAACGCCGAACTGGCCCGGATA
- a CDS encoding IS1380 family transposase, protein MSVQAEGTFYVQVIGSRPRLTVSADGSGVIGHAGARLLADLAEATGLTTAYSTALRPLRPRGTGHDPGRTAADLAVMLADGGEAIADLAVLRDQAGVFGPVASTPTAWRLLADTNEAVLASLRAARATAREVAWLQAAETGEGIPAARAGGRELPGLVLDLDATLITCHSEKEQAAPTYKGGFGFHPLLCFLANTGEAVSGRLRPGNSGADTAADHIAVLEDALAQIPDAHRHGTQILVRADSAGSAKAFLAHIRTLREHGLDLRFSVGYAVTEPVRRAIRTLPEQVWHPALDQNGTLRDGAEVAELTGMVDLAGYPAGTRIIVRCERPHPGAQLSLFDHDEGLRHQVFLTDTPYAGVGSAQFLDVRHRGHATVEDHIRCGKSTGFGRFPSRHFDVNATWLELSLAAIDLLSWARFLLLDGELAAAEPKKLRYRLLHVAARLTRGGRRLRLRISATWPWRHELATAFHRLAALPRPAG, encoded by the coding sequence CTGTCGGTCCAAGCGGAAGGCACTTTCTACGTGCAGGTTATCGGTTCCCGTCCCAGGCTCACGGTCTCCGCTGACGGTTCGGGGGTGATCGGGCACGCCGGGGCACGTTTGCTGGCGGATCTCGCCGAGGCCACCGGTCTGACCACCGCGTACTCCACTGCGCTCAGGCCGCTGCGACCGCGCGGCACCGGGCATGATCCGGGCCGGACCGCCGCCGATCTCGCGGTGATGCTCGCCGACGGCGGTGAGGCGATCGCGGATCTGGCCGTGCTGCGGGACCAGGCAGGGGTGTTCGGCCCGGTCGCCTCCACGCCCACGGCCTGGCGGTTGCTCGCCGACACCAACGAGGCTGTACTCGCTTCGCTGCGAGCGGCCCGCGCCACAGCCCGGGAAGTCGCCTGGCTGCAGGCCGCCGAGACCGGCGAGGGCATACCCGCTGCCCGGGCCGGCGGACGAGAACTCCCCGGCCTGGTCCTGGACCTCGACGCCACGCTGATCACCTGCCACTCGGAAAAGGAACAGGCCGCGCCCACCTACAAGGGCGGCTTCGGCTTCCATCCGCTGCTGTGCTTCCTCGCGAACACCGGCGAGGCCGTGTCCGGCCGACTGCGGCCCGGCAACTCCGGGGCCGACACTGCCGCCGATCACATCGCGGTGTTGGAGGACGCCCTCGCGCAGATCCCCGACGCTCACCGGCATGGCACCCAGATCCTGGTCCGCGCCGACAGCGCCGGATCCGCGAAAGCCTTCCTGGCCCACATCCGGACGTTGCGTGAACACGGTCTGGACCTGCGGTTCTCGGTCGGATACGCGGTCACCGAGCCGGTCCGCCGCGCGATCCGGACCCTCCCTGAGCAGGTCTGGCATCCGGCCCTGGACCAGAACGGGACACTGCGAGACGGCGCCGAGGTCGCCGAGCTGACCGGCATGGTCGACCTTGCCGGCTACCCGGCCGGCACCCGCATCATCGTGCGGTGCGAACGACCGCACCCCGGCGCCCAACTGTCCCTGTTCGATCATGACGAGGGCTTGCGGCACCAGGTATTCCTTACCGATACCCCTTACGCCGGCGTCGGCTCTGCGCAGTTCCTGGACGTCCGCCACCGAGGACACGCCACTGTCGAAGACCACATCCGGTGCGGCAAGAGCACCGGCTTCGGACGCTTCCCCTCCCGCCACTTCGACGTCAACGCAACCTGGCTCGAACTCAGTCTCGCGGCGATAGATCTCCTCTCCTGGGCCCGCTTCCTTCTGCTGGACGGCGAACTCGCCGCTGCCGAACCCAAGAAACTCCGCTACCGGCTGCTGCACGTGGCCGCTCGCCTCACACGCGGCGGACGCCGCCTCCGCCTGCGGATCTCGGCGACCTGGCCCTGGAGACACGAACTGGCCACGGCCTTCCACCGCCTCGCCGCGCTGCCCCGACCAGCTGGCTGA
- a CDS encoding class I SAM-dependent methyltransferase: protein MLDERFLAATRASYDVMAAEYAEKVGSDLDAKPLDRALLAAFAELAQAGRNGPVADVGCGPGQVTAELHRLGLNAFGIDLSPEMIAVARRTYPDVRFEVGSMLALGLPQASLGGLLAYYSIIHIPWERRSDVFFEFHRVLAPGGQLMLVFQVGDDQGHRAEAFGKAICVDWYRQQPDEIAELLRHAGFEVWATITRQPDLAEKTPQGYVLARKPVAES from the coding sequence ATGCTCGACGAACGCTTTCTCGCCGCGACCAGAGCCTCCTATGACGTCATGGCCGCGGAGTACGCCGAAAAGGTGGGCTCTGACCTGGACGCCAAGCCACTCGACCGTGCCTTGCTGGCCGCCTTCGCTGAACTGGCACAGGCAGGCAGAAACGGTCCCGTTGCCGATGTGGGTTGTGGACCCGGTCAGGTGACAGCGGAACTCCACCGCTTGGGACTGAACGCGTTCGGTATCGATCTGTCGCCCGAGATGATCGCCGTGGCCCGCCGCACCTACCCGGACGTCCGCTTCGAGGTGGGATCGATGCTGGCCCTGGGTCTACCGCAGGCTTCCCTCGGCGGGTTGCTCGCTTACTACTCGATCATCCACATCCCATGGGAGCGACGATCGGACGTGTTCTTCGAGTTCCACCGGGTGCTCGCACCCGGTGGGCAGTTGATGCTCGTCTTCCAGGTTGGTGACGACCAGGGTCACCGCGCCGAGGCATTTGGCAAAGCCATCTGCGTCGACTGGTACCGGCAGCAACCAGACGAGATCGCCGAACTGCTGCGACACGCTGGGTTCGAAGTCTGGGCCACGATCACGCGCCAGCCTGACCTCGCCGAGAAGACACCGCAGGGTTACGTCTTGGCACGCAAGCCCGTGGCCGAGTCCTGA
- a CDS encoding pyruvate dehydrogenase, with translation MIHHANRVRPNESGVKVGGHQASSASMVSIMTTLWFRHLRPEDRVSVKPHASPVLHAINHLLGELDSAYLTRLRDFGGLQSYPSRTKDPDPVDYSTGSVGIGATAPIWGALSRRYVDGLTGGAGTGRQYSLLGDAELDEGAVWEAVLDPAVAGLGELVWVVDLNRQSLDRVVPDIAADKLRGMFTAAGWQVITLKYGRLLQELFTRPGGDELRHRIDTMPNPEYQRLLRCGASELRQRLPGTGPGGGQIADLAAQLDDEALLAAIADLAGHDLDALDEAFSTIDDSRPTVIFAYTIKGHGLATKGHPQNHSALLTDEQLRDMAARVGADPADPWRPFPDGSPAQALCLRTARRLHRQESPRLAPPDLPVDMGRTPSGVATTQAAIGRALLDLAREAPEAARRVVTVSPDVSSSTNLGGWVNKVGVWSATERPNWFADDRETILHWRERPTGQHIELGIAEVNLVGLLGELGATWSRWGQPLLPIGVLYDPFVERALEPWSYGIYAGGQSILIGTPSGVSLAPEGGAHQSIKTPSIGLEQPGCVSYEPAFVLDTEWTLLAALANLGRPDGCSAYLRTSTRPVDQSLASMPADPAARERRRRQVVAGAYLLRRTEAPALSIAAMGALVPEALAAAERLEQAGIAADVICVTSPDLLYRAVRARQGHEAAESWILDQVFPADRATPLVTVLDGHPHTLTFLATVNRVPTTALGVTRFGQSGSLEDVYRHHGVDADSIVRAALDLTR, from the coding sequence ATGATCCACCATGCGAACCGGGTCCGCCCGAACGAGTCGGGCGTGAAGGTGGGCGGGCACCAGGCGTCATCGGCGTCGATGGTGTCGATCATGACGACGCTGTGGTTCCGGCATCTGCGTCCGGAGGACCGGGTGTCGGTCAAGCCGCATGCCTCGCCGGTGTTGCACGCGATCAACCACCTGTTGGGCGAGCTCGACTCCGCCTACCTGACCAGGTTGCGCGACTTCGGGGGACTGCAGAGCTACCCGAGCAGAACGAAGGACCCGGATCCCGTCGACTACTCGACCGGCTCGGTCGGCATCGGGGCCACGGCCCCGATCTGGGGCGCGCTCTCCCGCCGGTACGTGGACGGCCTGACCGGAGGGGCGGGTACCGGACGCCAGTACTCGCTGCTCGGTGACGCGGAACTGGACGAGGGCGCGGTGTGGGAGGCCGTGCTCGATCCGGCGGTCGCCGGACTCGGCGAGCTCGTATGGGTCGTCGACCTGAACCGCCAGTCGCTGGACCGGGTCGTGCCGGACATCGCGGCCGACAAGCTGCGGGGCATGTTCACCGCCGCCGGCTGGCAGGTGATCACCCTCAAGTACGGTCGGCTGCTCCAGGAACTCTTCACCCGCCCGGGTGGCGACGAACTGCGGCACCGCATCGACACGATGCCGAATCCCGAGTATCAGCGGCTTCTGCGCTGCGGAGCATCCGAGCTGCGGCAGCGGCTGCCCGGCACCGGGCCGGGCGGCGGGCAGATCGCCGACCTGGCAGCCCAGTTGGACGATGAGGCACTGCTCGCCGCGATCGCCGATCTGGCAGGTCACGACCTGGACGCGTTGGACGAGGCGTTCTCCACGATCGACGACTCCCGCCCGACGGTGATCTTCGCCTACACGATCAAGGGACATGGCCTGGCGACCAAGGGGCATCCGCAGAACCACTCGGCCCTGCTCACCGACGAGCAGCTGCGCGACATGGCCGCACGTGTCGGGGCCGATCCGGCCGATCCCTGGCGGCCCTTCCCCGACGGCAGCCCCGCACAAGCGCTGTGCCTGCGCACCGCGCGGCGCCTGCACCGGCAGGAAAGCCCTCGACTTGCCCCGCCGGACCTGCCGGTGGACATGGGCCGGACCCCGTCAGGGGTGGCGACGACGCAGGCCGCGATCGGGCGGGCCCTGCTCGACCTGGCCCGGGAAGCACCCGAAGCGGCCAGGCGAGTCGTCACGGTCAGCCCGGACGTCTCGTCGTCCACGAACCTGGGCGGCTGGGTGAACAAGGTCGGCGTGTGGTCGGCGACCGAACGCCCCAACTGGTTCGCCGACGACCGCGAGACCATCCTCCACTGGCGTGAAAGGCCCACAGGGCAACATATCGAGCTGGGCATCGCCGAGGTCAACCTGGTCGGTCTGCTCGGCGAACTGGGCGCCACCTGGAGCCGGTGGGGCCAGCCCCTCCTGCCCATCGGGGTGCTCTACGACCCGTTCGTGGAACGCGCCCTGGAACCCTGGTCGTACGGCATCTACGCGGGCGGGCAGTCGATCCTGATCGGCACCCCGTCCGGGGTCTCGCTCGCCCCCGAAGGAGGGGCGCACCAATCGATCAAGACACCGTCCATCGGCCTCGAACAACCCGGCTGCGTCAGCTACGAGCCGGCCTTCGTCCTCGACACGGAGTGGACCCTGCTGGCCGCCCTGGCGAACCTCGGTAGGCCCGACGGCTGCTCGGCCTATCTACGGACCTCCACCCGGCCGGTCGACCAGTCACTCGCCTCCATGCCCGCGGATCCCGCGGCCCGCGAGCGACGGCGTCGCCAGGTGGTGGCCGGCGCCTACCTGCTGCGCCGGACCGAGGCACCGGCCCTGAGCATCGCGGCCATGGGCGCCCTCGTGCCGGAAGCCCTGGCCGCCGCCGAGCGGTTGGAGCAGGCCGGCATCGCCGCGGACGTGATCTGCGTGACCAGCCCCGATCTGCTGTATCGGGCCGTCCGGGCACGGCAGGGTCATGAGGCGGCAGAGTCGTGGATCCTCGACCAGGTCTTCCCGGCGGATCGCGCCACACCGCTGGTCACCGTTCTGGACGGGCACCCACACACCCTCACGTTCTTGGCCACCGTCAACCGGGTGCCGACCACAGCGCTCGGCGTGACCCGGTTCGGGCAGTCCGGCTCCCTTGAGGACGTCTACCGCCACCATGGCGTCGACGCCGACAGCATCGTCCGCGCGGCGCTCGACCTCACTCGCTGA
- a CDS encoding pirin family protein, with amino-acid sequence MSNLDREAVPALCGGRGFVVAEPVRELLSPRRVKLGESTEVRRLLPNLGRRMVGAWCFVDHYGPDDIADEPGMQVPPHPHMGLQTVSWLHAGEVLHRDSTGSLQTIRPRELGLMTSGRAISHSEESPKSHARFLHGAQLWVALPDGSRHTDPLFEHHAELPVVTAPGIEATLILGSVDGAASPGTTYTPIVGADLALAQGADVRLPLEPDFEYAVLSMSGEAHVDGVPLLPGSMLYLGCGRSELPLRAESDAGLMLLGGEPFEEELIMWWNFIGRSQEDIAQARSDWMTGVRFGEVKGYDGAALPAPELPPVPLKPRGRVR; translated from the coding sequence ATGAGCAATCTTGATCGCGAGGCAGTTCCCGCTCTGTGCGGCGGCCGGGGTTTCGTGGTGGCGGAGCCGGTGCGCGAACTCCTCAGTCCCCGCCGGGTCAAGCTCGGCGAGTCCACCGAAGTCCGCCGTCTGCTGCCCAACCTGGGCAGGCGCATGGTGGGCGCCTGGTGCTTCGTCGATCACTACGGTCCCGACGACATCGCCGACGAGCCCGGCATGCAGGTTCCGCCGCATCCGCACATGGGCCTGCAGACCGTCAGCTGGCTCCATGCGGGCGAGGTGCTGCACCGCGACTCCACCGGCAGCCTCCAGACCATCCGCCCGCGTGAGCTGGGCCTGATGACGTCCGGCCGGGCCATCAGCCACTCGGAGGAGAGCCCCAAGTCACACGCCCGCTTCCTGCACGGCGCCCAGTTGTGGGTGGCGCTGCCCGACGGAAGCCGCCACACCGACCCGCTGTTCGAACACCACGCCGAACTGCCCGTCGTCACCGCGCCCGGCATCGAGGCCACGCTCATCCTCGGCAGCGTCGACGGGGCCGCCTCGCCCGGGACGACGTACACCCCGATCGTCGGCGCCGACCTGGCCCTGGCCCAGGGCGCCGACGTACGTCTTCCGCTGGAGCCCGACTTCGAGTACGCCGTGCTGTCCATGTCCGGCGAGGCTCACGTGGACGGCGTACCGCTGCTGCCCGGCTCCATGCTCTACCTCGGCTGCGGCCGCTCCGAACTCCCCCTGCGCGCCGAGTCGGACGCGGGCCTCATGCTCCTCGGGGGCGAGCCGTTCGAGGAGGAGCTGATCATGTGGTGGAACTTCATCGGCCGCTCCCAGGAGGATATCGCGCAGGCCCGTTCGGACTGGATGACCGGGGTGCGGTTCGGCGAGGTGAAGGGGTATGACGGGGCAGCGCTGCCGGCTCCTGAACTGCCGCCGGTACCACTCAAACCGCGGGGAAGGGTGCGCTGA